ACCGCTATCCCGCTCGACGGCGTCGAGCCCAGCCACATCGTGCTGGCCACCCGCGCCGGGGACGGCAACCGCCTGGTGGCGGCCTTCCGCATCTGTGCCACCAGGGCCCTCAGCCACGCGAGTCGGATGCCGACCGGAACGGGTGCGCAACCGGAGGCGCCCGGTCACGCGCCCGTGGGAACCGCACAGCTGCTCCACGCAGGGCTGTGAGTTACCCGCCCGGCTGCACCAGGTCCAGCCCGCGCAGCCGCTCCAGGAGCAGGTCCAGCACGCGCTCCTCCGACTGGTGCTCGACCACGCGGGTGCGGAACTCCGACAGCACGCTGTGGTCGAAGCCAGGATCGTCCAGTGTCAGCCCGAGTGCGCACTTCCAGGCGAGGTTCTCGCGGACCTCGTCGGCGGCCTGCCGGTCCGTCAGGTTCGCGGCCTTCTGCCAGCACGGTCACCAGCGCCAACCGGCCCGGTGACCAGCCCGGCTTGCCGGCCCGTCCGAACGCGTCGGCGAAGGCGGCGTCTGGGAACACTTCGCCGAGCCGGTCGCGGACCTGCACCGCCAGCGGGGCCTCGCGCTTGCCCCGGTACATTGCCCGAATCGCCGCCGCGATCTGCGGATCCGGCTTCCGGCCACGGCCCCGGCCCCGGCTGCACCGACACGACACACTCCGATCCACCAAGAAGCAGGAAGACCGTCATGATCCCATCCACGGAGCCAGGGCAGTCAACTCGCGGGCATAGCATCACAGTTCGAATTAACCACCGAGATCGGCGCACCGTCCCGCCCCCTCCGAGGCCTCCGATGTTCCTCATTGCGGCGCCGCTGTGGATGTCGGCTCTGGGCCGAACGATCGTCAGCGGTCACGCAAATCGTGACCGCCAACACCCTGTGTGGTCAAGGCGACCTGGGCGAGCGATATCGGTCCGACGACCGCGCCGAGCGGCAGGCCGCTTCGGTCCGGCGCGGCGATCTCCATCAGCATCTTGCCGGGATGTCGAGGTGCGGCTCAACGTGGTGTGCCGAAGTCCTGGGTCCACCACGGGCCGCCGGGGCCGAGGTGGACGCCGACGCCGAGTTCTGTGAAGGCGCAGTTGAGGATGTTGGCTCGGTGCTCGGGACTGCGCATCCAGCCGTCCACCACGGTGGCAGGGTCCGCCTGGCCCCTGGCGATGTTCTCGCCCAGGCCGCGCCCCTGGTAGCCGGTGGCGTCGATGCGCTGTCCGGGGTTGTCGCCGTCGGGGTTGGTGTGGTCGAAGAAGTCCCGGGCGGCCATGTCGTTGGAGTGGCCCTGTGCTGCGGCCTGCAGCTTGACGTTGCCGGTGAGGGGGCCGCACCCGTTCTGGGCGCGTTGTTCGTTCGTCAGGTCGAGGACCTGTTGGGCGAACTGCTGCGCGGTTCCGCCGCCGACGGGTGGGCCGACAGGCGGTGCGGCGGCGGCGGGGCGCCCGGCGGCGGGTGGGTTGGTGTTCGGGGCGCTGGTGCTACGCCCGGCCGCGGGCGGGTTGACGGGCGGTGCGGCGGCGGTGGGATGCCCGGCCAGGGGCGGGGTGCTGTGCGGGGCGGTCGTGGTTCGCTCGGAAGCGGGCATGGTGGTGGGGGCCACCGGGGTGGGGCTTGCGGCGGCTGTCTGGGTGGGTTGCGCGGTGGCGGAACCGGCGGTGGAAGGACTCGTGGTCGGGGTCGGGGTTGGTGCGGCTGCTGTCGCGTCCGGCGGGGCGGCCTGCGTCACGATGCTGCCGGCTCGATCCGGAATCCGGCCCGGGTCTCCGACGAGCGATGCCGTCACTCCCGCCACCAGCGCCGCCACCGTAGCGGCGGTGCCCACGACGGCCAGGGTCAGCGGCGCGCCGGGGAGGCCCCGTCGTGCAACAGCTCGCCGGCGGCCGCCGTCTGCGCGGTGGGTGGTGCGCGCGCCGTCCCGGGGGCGGTGCTCGGTCGACTCCGTACTTCGGGCTGTCGGCTCCCAGTCGCCGGCCGGAGGAATGACGACGGTCTCCGCGTCGGGGTAAGCGCCGTGGTAGCTGTCCATGGTTTCCGCCTTCGCTGTCCTGTGGTCTGTCTTGGCTTTTCGTTCCGGCACGCCCGGGTGACCCGGGCGGTCGCCGGAGCAGCGCCGAAAGTCGTTCGGGGGTTGGTGACTTGGCTGAGTGTGGGATCGGCTTCGAGGGGCTTCGTCTGCGGGGAGCGCGGCTGCCGCCGGGTTTCGTCGCGTTGTCTCAACCGCCCGGCGGGTGGGTGGCCGCGTCGAGCTGGGCCGGGACCTGGCTGGGGGGCATGGGGGACGCGGTCAGCAGCGTCCCCGCGTAGAGCACCGTGGCGACGGCCATCACCGCGAGGATGCACGGCCAGCGCACGCGCAGGAGCGCGGGCAGGGCGAGCAGTTCGCGGACCGATCCCGGCCGGGACGCGTTGACGCGGCGGCGGTGTCGGCGGCTCATCGGCGCCCATGCCTGGCTGCGGAGTGGGTCCGGGCTCTGCGGGGTTGCCAGGAGAGTTGCGGGCCTGGTCGGGTGAGGCCGATGCGGTCGCGGTAGTGCATCAGCTCGCGCGGCATGTCGAAGGCCACGGCCGCGACGAGTTGGGCGCCGCGCGGGGTGCTGCGCTGGTAGGTGGCGACGAACCGCTCGGAGTGCAGCGATCCTTCGACGATCTCGACCTGTTCGCCCAGGGCTGGGACTCCGGCTGCCTGCAGGCGGGTGCCGTGCTGCTCGGACCAGAAGCGCGGTGCCGGGGTGAACGCCTGGGCCCGGCTGGGTCCGTCGAGCAGCGAGTCCGCGGCGTGTTGTCCCATCTCGACGGCGTTGATGAGGTGTTCGACGCGGCGCGGGGTGGCGTCGAAGCGGAGGTTGGGCCAGCGGGCGACGTCGCCGGCCGCCACGATCCCGGGGACGGGTCGGCCTGCGAGGTCGACCGCGTGGCATGTGGCGTGGCACAGGACTCCGTCCCGGGTGTCGAGTCCGCTGCCGTTCAGCCAGTCGGTGCGGGGGATGCCGCCGATCCCGAGGATCACGAGGTCGGCATCGAGCATGTCGCCGTCGTCGAATCGCAGGAGCAGTCCGGTCCCGGTGTCGGTCCAGTCGGTGATCCGGGTGCCCAGGCGTACGTCGACGCCGGCCCGCCGCTGGATGCGTGCCACCACCTCGCCCAGCTGCTCACCCAGGACCCTGCCGAGCAACGAGGCGCCGTTCACCACGAGGGTGACGTCCATGCCCTGGGCGCGGGCCGTGCAAGCGAGCTCGCAGCCGACGAAGCCTCCACCGACGATGACTACGCGGCGGGCCCGGGCGGCGCGGATGGCCTGTCGGACGGCGGCGGCGTCCTGCAGGGTGCGGATGGTGTGGATCCGGTCGCTGAGCACGGGTGTCTCGGGCAGCCGTCTGGCGTCGACGCCCGTGGCGATCACCAGGCCGTCGTAGCGCAGCCGCTCGCCGCCGCGCAGCAGGACGGTCCGCTGCGCCGGGTCCAGCCCGACGAGCGGTGAGCCAAGCAGCCAATGGGCGTCGAAGTCGTCCTCGGCGCGGAACAGCAGCTCCTCGCTGTCGAGTTGGCCTGCCAGGAACTGCTTCGACAGCGGCGGTCGACTGTAGGGGCGGTGCTGCTCTTCACCGATGAGGACGAGTTCGCCGTCGAATCCCCGGGCGCGCAGGCGGGCGGCCGAGCTGAGACCGGCCAGCCCGGCGCCGGCGACGACGATCCGGTGCCGCTTGCCGCTCGCACGGGCGGCCGGGTGCCCAGGCGGAGGCGCCGGGGTCGGGCGGGCGCGGCGGACGGCGATGGCCTGCATGGGGCAGCACCGTGCGGCCTGCCGGGCCTGGGCGGCCAGCGGCGCCGGGACGCTCGCCGTGTAGTGCAGTGACCCGCTTTCGGAGATCCGGAAGACCTCGGGGGCTTCCTGCTGGCAGATTCCGTAGATGTGGCAGCGGAGATTGTCCACGCTCACCTTCACGGGCCCGGTCTCCGGGACGAGACCGGGCCGCGGCGGCGCTGCGGTCGCGGAGGTGCTCCGGTGGGCGGGGGTGGCGAGGGGCGAGGGTCCGGAACAAATCGGCTGGCTGGGGTCGGCGGGCGCGGGGCGAAGGGGTTGGGTCCGCTCGTGGGGGAACGCGTGCTGGGGTGCGCTTCGCGGTGCGGTCGTCGTGCCGGCGCGCCATGCCGGGTGCTGCTGCGGCGGTGCGGGTTGGTGGGTCATGCGTTGTCACCTGTTGGGGTCGGAACCGGGGTCGCCACGTGACGGCGGGGTTGCTGGCTTGCCTCGTCAGGGGAGGTTGGTGCGCAAGGAGGAGGCGCGCAGGCGCGAGGTCGGCGGGATGGCCCGGGTCAGGAAGGCGAGCAGGCACAGGCCGGCGCCGACCGCGATGGTCACGGCCACGGGGCCGACGTGGCGCGGCTCCGGGTGCACGGTGAAGACGTGCAGCCAGATCAGTGTGAAGGCGGCGTAGCCGAGTTGGTGGAAGCGCAGCCAGCGGTGGTAGCCGAGTCGGCGTTGCAGCCAGACCGAACAGCCGACCGCTATCGCCAGTTCGGTGCCGAGGATGCCGAAGCCCACCGGGAGGCGTTGCGGGCCGCTGGTGAAGGGGATGACGAGCTCGCTGGTGCCGATGTGCCAGATCGGCTGGTACAGGAACGTCACGCCGTGGATGGCGCCGAAGATCAGGGCGCTCAGGGCGATCGTCATGTGGGCGCCGTACATCGTGGTGCGGTTGACGAAGCGTTCGAGGTGACGCAGGCGCAGCGCCGTTCCGAGCAGGACGGTGGACACTATCAGGGTGTACGAGATCAGGGCGGCGAGCCGCGCCAGCTTGTGGACCCCTGGGTCGTAGGGCGTGTGCTGGTCATAGGCGTCCAGCGGTGAGCCCGGGATGGGCGCCTGGGCGTTTGCCGGTGAGGCGAACAGCAGCACCGTTGCCGCCGCGAGGAACACAGCCGCGCAGGCGAGAGCGCGGGAGCGCGGGAGGCTGGGCTTGTTGGCACGGTCTGCTCTGCGCGGGGCTGCTGGTGCTGCTGCGCCGAGTTGTGGGGGCATGGGTTTTCCTGGGTCGGTGTTCTGTTGCGGCCTGGTCGGACGGGAGGGCGGGGTGAGCCTCTGCCCTCAGCGCGCGGTCCGGCGTTCCGGGGGCGCCGCACTCGTTGGGCTGGTCATCCGGTCGTGAACAGGAAGTAGTCCTTGTTGTAGTAGTTCGGCTGGTGGACGAGGGGTGAGCCGTTTCGGGGCGGGCCGGGCCATACGTCCGTGGGGCCGAGCAGGTGGGTGCCGTAGTCGCTGGAGGCGACCGGCGGGGCGAAGTAGAGGCGGAAGGCGGCGGGGACCTTGTCGGGGCCTGGCTTCCACAGCTGTTCTCTGTGCTCGGCGGCGGGGCGGCAGGGTTGCAGGGTGACGGGGACGGTGTTGCCGCCGGTGGTGGTGCCGTCAAGGCACTGGCCGGTCGCGGTGTGACGGAGCTGGTAGAGCCCGTCGGTGTCGGTCCTGAGGAGCTGCCAGGTCTGCAGGCCGGTGCGGGTGCAGGTTTGGAGGCGGATGCCGACGTTGTCGTCGTCGGGGCCGACACACAGGCCGGTGACTGCGTTGACGAGGCGGAAGCCGGCGGGCTGGCTACTCGGTGACGCGGAGGGGATGTTGGCCGTGGCTGTCTCAGAACGGCCGGGTGCGACGGCAGGGATTCCCAGTGGTGCGGCGGCGGGCGAGGTGGCCGGTGCAGTGGCGGGCGAGGTGGCCGGTGCGGTCACCTGCGCGGTGGTGGGCGAGGGGGACGGAGGCGGTGGTGGCTGGGGGGCTGCAGCTGGCGGCGCCGGGCGGTTGGCCGTGACGGCCGCGGCTGCTGCGGCGAGGACGCTCAGGCCGAGCACCGTGAGGCCGATCGCGATCGTCTTGTTGGACGGGGCGGGCCTGCGGATGGTCCTTTTGCCGGAGGGGACGGGCTTGCGGTCGCCGGCACCAATGGGATGCGTCATCTGCCTGGGCTGCGGGGCCTGGACGCATGGGAGCTGAGCCTGACCTCGGGAGGGCAGGATCGTGATGTCCGCGGTGGCTGGCGACGGGTTGCCCGTCCACAGCAGCAGTGCCTCCAGGAGGGAGGGGCGCTGCCAGGTGTGGATGGCGATCAGCTCGGTGCGGGCGTGGCTGCAGCCCGGGCACCGGGTCAGGTGGAGTTCGAGTTCGCGGTCCTGGAGGGTGCCTCGGCGGACGCTGTCACCGAGCCTGGCGGTCAGCATACGGCAGTCACGGGGCGTGCGGGCCGCGTACCGCTGCAGGTAGGCGTCGTAGAAGCCCTGCACGAGGTGAATGGGCGGGAGGAGTGCGGTGGGCAGGTCGGGGGACGGCGCGCGTTCTTCCGGATCGGCCGGTTGCTCCAGGCTCTGCCACAGGCCCGCCTGCCAGGCTCCCGGCAGCCTCCAAAAAGCCTGCAGGGTGAACGAGTTCTCCTCCGCGGCGGCGTTTGTGATCGATGCGCAGGGGGATGCCGGGTCGGGGAGGGGAAGGCTCTGGAGCCAGTCGAGGAAGCCGGGCGAGAGGGCGGTCCGCCGGTCGGTGTCGGCCCACAGGGCGGCGGTGCGCCGGGTGGCGGCCAGCAGGTGCGGGCGCCAGGCGTGGGTGGGGCCCATTCCCGAGAACGCGGCCTCCAGGGTCTCGGCGAAGGCCTCGCCTGCAAGCTCGCGTGCGATGTGCTGGTCACGGCACAGCAGGTGCGCGTAGGCCAGTACGGCGGCATAGTGGCGGGCGGTGAGCTCGCGGGCTGCTTGAAGGCGTGTGCGTTCGCTTTCCGGGAACCGGCCGGCTGGGTCTGACACTGGATCTTCTTCCATGGGTCTCGGGGTGCGCGTGGGTGCCGGGGGGACAGGGGGTCGGGAGGGTTCCCGGCAGACCTGGGGTTCCAGGTCTGCCGGGGTGTGTCCGAGAGCAAGGGGGAGGACTCTCGGACATGCACGGGGGCACCGGGTGCCCTGCGGGCGGGGAGCATCGGCCGGCTCGCCGCCTCGGCCTCAGTACCGCGCTTGCGCGGACTGGGTGGGTGTCAGTTGGTGCAGGTGAGCTGGGGGTTGGCCCAGTCGGCGTGGTCCCATCCCTTGCCGTCACCGTTGTCGGTGACGACCAGGCGCAGGCTGGTGGCGCCGGTGAGGTCGGCGGTCAGGTGCTTAACGGGGGAGGTGCCGGTGAGGGGACCGCTGTCGGCGACCTTCGTCTTGTCCCTGTAGATCTGGAAGTCGACGGAGCCCTTGCCGTGGACCTCGTCGTCGACGCCGACGTCGACGGAGAGGCTCTTGCAGCTGTTGCCGAGGTTGTACTCGATGGTGCTGGCCGCGTGGGTGCCGATCCCCTTGGGGTAGGTGGTGCCGCGGATCGTCAGGGGGTGTCCGTCACCGGCGGCTCGTTCACCGTTGCTGGTGTTCTTCTCCACCGACCCCCAGCCGCCGCTGGCGGTGAGCCAGGGCCGGTCGCCGAGGGGGGTGGTGTGGTCGGTGGGCTTGGTCGGGTCCGGGGTGGGGGTTGGCGTCGGGTTGGGGGTGGGCTGGGTGGAGCCTTCGGTGGGCGGGAGCGTCCACTGCTGGCCGGGGGTGCCGGCGCAGGTCTCGGTGGTGGGCTTGCCGTCGGCGGCGACGGTCAGGCACTGGCCGGACTGGCGGTTCTTGAGGGTGTGCACGGTGGGGTCGTAGGTCCACTGCTTGGCGGGGTCGCTGACCCTGCCCACGCGGGGTGTGCCCTGGCAGGCCTGGGAGGCGACGGTGGAGCCCTGGGCGGTGAGGCAGGAGTCCCACCTCAGCCGCAGGGTGCCGTCCGCGGCGTACACCCAGGCCTGGTTGGAGCTGTTGGTGCAGTCGGCCGTCCTGACGGCCGGATCGCCGGGCGCCTGGAGGCACTTGGCGCCGTTCTGGACGTGTCCGCGGGCGGTGTTGCCGATGGCGCCGCGCTGCACGACGCCCTGCGGCGTGGTCTCGACCTTCGCGTTGCAGTCGCCGGTGCTGGCGCGGTTGCCGGCGCCCTTGGCCGCGATGGTGCCGCCGTTCGCGCGCGGTGGGGTGAACGCGGCCGCGGAGCCGGGCTGGTTGTAGCAGTTGGACTCGGCGAAGTTCCACTCGAAGTACTCGGTCCAGTCCATCATGCCGCCGGGCGAGATGCCCTTCGCCGAGAGGGAGTGGATCGTGCCGATGTCGACGGTGGTGTGGGTGGTGGTGTCGGTGAAGCTGCCGTTGAACCAGCCAGGGTCGCCAGTGGCGGCGACCTTGAACTCGTAGGTGTGGCCCTGCTCCCAGTCCAGGCGCGTCTCGCAGTGCTGGCCCACGCCCTCACCGGTGAACCGCACGCAGGAGCCGGTGGGGCCGGCCTTGGACTGGTCGGCATCCCACACCGAGAACAGGAAGTGGCGCTTCTCACCGCCGTTGCTCTGCAGGCCGATGTAGGCGGTCTTGCCGTTGTCGAGGGCGAACTGGTGGCTCCAGTAGATGTTCGACGTGGGGCCCGGGTCCAGCTGGGGGGTCGTCGTCCACGTGACGTCGTGCAGGCTGCCGGGCGTGCCGGAGGGGAACGAGTAGTACGTGTACGCGTTCGGGGTTTCCCCGGCGCTCGCCCCGGGACTGAGCAGGTAGGCGGCTCCACCCCCGGCCAGACCGAGGGAGAGCAGACCCGCGATGACGCGGCGGCGCTTCTTGCTGAGACGGTGGGTTGCCACTGAACACAGCCCTTTCTGCTGACGAACGGTTCGGTGCGGCACCGTCAGTCCAGGAGCGCTTGAGTGGCACCTGGCCTGCCGTTGCTGAGGGGGAGACCGGGCAGGGCGCCGACCGACCCGCGACTTTGCAAAGTCTTTACTAAAGTGGCGTCAAGCCGGCCCTCGCACCGGCTTCCCGCGCAGGCCACGACCGCATTGCGGCCCGAGGACGCACCCGTGGCACCCGACCAACGTCGGCCCGGTACGCCTTCGGTGGTGCCGATCGAGCGTCGGCCGCGCGAGCTCACACGCGGCCGAACATCCAGGGTTCGCAAATGTCCGCGAACGTGGCACACTGTCGCGAATTCCCGGCCGGGCGCGGCCGGAGCACGGCAGCGTCGCCGACACCCCGCGCCGGCCAACAGCACGCCAACGGGAGTGAGCGTTGAGCCCATCGGCAACGGCCCGCCAGCAGGACCTCCACCACCTCAGCGACGCGGAGCTCTCCGCCCTGCTGCGCGATCCCGCCCTCCGGCCCGGGGCAGCCGTCCCGCCGGGACCAGCAATCAACGACGTGATGGGCGAGGTGTTCGCCCGTCACCACTCCGCGGTGCTCGCCTATGCCCGCACGTGCTGCCGGGACCTGCCCACGGCCCACGACCTCGCCGCCGAGGCCTTCGCCCGTACCTACCGAGCCGTCGCCGCAGGGCACGGACCGGAACACGCCTGGCGGCCGTACCTGCTGACCTGCGTACGCCACGTGGCCACCGACTGGGCACACACCGGCGCCCGAACCCAGCTGTCGGACGACTTCGAGAAGTGGGCCGAATCCCTTCCCGCCGCACAGGACGTCGAGGACGCCGTCCTCGCGGCGGAAGAGGGATCACTTGTGCTGCGCGCTTACCGGGCGCTGCCGGAGCGCTGGCAGGCCGTGCTCTGGCACGCGGTCGTCGAGCACGAGCCCGCCGCCACCACCGCCCGGCGCCTCGGAATGACCGCGGGCGGCATCGGCTCCCTGGTCGCACGCGCCCGGGAAGGCCTGCGCGAGGCCTACCTACGCGAACACCTCGACCAGGCCGTAAGCGACGAGTGCCGGCACTACGGCGGCCTGCTCGCCGCCTCGATCCGCCGACCGGACAAGCGCGCCACCCGAGACCTCGGCCGACACCTTCAGACCTGCGCCGGATGCGCCCGGGCCGAGCGCGATCTGCGCGACCTCAACGGCCGCCTCGGCGCGATCCTGCCAGCCGGAATCCTGCTGTGGAGCCCCAGCACCCTCTGGTCGTCCCTCGGAGGACACGGTGCCCACCTGGCGGCGGGCAAGCTCGGTGCGGCCAAGCTGGGCGTCGCGCGGTTCGGCGCCGCGAAATGGGCCTGGACAGCGGCGGCCGTCGCAGGGACAGCAGTGACCGCCGTCGCCCTGCTGCCGAACGACGTTGGCCTGCCCGACCGGGCCGCATCCGTCCCCGTGTCCGCGAGCCCTGCCCCGACCGCCCCAGCTGCCCCGGTGGCACCGGTTGCGGCCTCGACCGTCCCGACAGCCGTGGTGACACCCGTTGCGGCCCCCGCCTCGTCCACGCCTCCGTCCGCCTCACCGTCCGCCTCACCGTCGGCCGATGCCGCCGGTCTTCCGCTCGTCAACGTCGGCTCGGGGCTGTGCATCGGCGTCGCCGACAGCGGTGCCGCCGGGTCGTTGCAGCTCCAGCAGTGCAGCGGGAAGCCTCCCCAGCGCTGGCAGCGCCTGCCGGCCAGCCAGGACACCTACCAGCTCAGGAACGCGGCCACCGGTACCTGCATCGACGGAACAACAGCAGGCGGAAACAGCATCCCGGTCACCCTGCGCGACTGCCGCTCCGACGCGGGCCGCGCCGAGCAACTCTGGCGTTTCGAGCCGGCCGCGCAGCCCGGTGCGTTCCGGCTCTGGTTCGTGCCGCCGGTCCCGCAGAGCGACTACTCCCAGCATCTGCTCGGCCCACATAACTGGGCGAAGATCGACCCACCGCAGGTGGGTTCGCTCGTGGCGCACTTGCCCGACTACTACGACTCCGTCAACCTCCTCTTCACGATGGGCTGACCCGGATGACACGTAGGTCACGATCTGCAAGAAGCACGGACATGCCTGGCCCGTACGGACCTTGATGGCCGCCAGACCGAGTGCGCGTCAGCCTGCACGCAGAACCGATCCCGGAGGCAGCCAGTTCATGACCCGCTACTGCGTCGACCCCGTCCGGCACGGGTTGATCGCCACCTGGGGTATCAGCGAGGGCGACCTCGCGTCCCGCATCGCCACTCTCCCGACTGGCGCAGACCTCCCAGCGCTCCTGCGGCTGGCCGACTCCCTGGGCCATTTGTCGGAAGCGGCCTGGCGCACCTACACCCACCCCGCCAGCGCCGCCGGCTCCCTGGAACCCAACACCGAAGGCTGGCGCCGTGAACAGGAACGCAACGCCTTCGGCGAGGTAACTGACGTCATCACCCAGCCGAACCTCCCGCAGGACGGCATGCTCGACGTCTCCTACAGCCCCCTGGTCGAGTCCGCGCACCGCATCGGCCGCGCCCTGCTCGCCCTCGACAACGAGGACCTGACCGAGGCCGTCCTCGCGGAGGCCGCCGCCGAACTCGGCAACCTCACCGGCCGCGCCCGACAGGCCGTCCTCCTCAGCCGCGAAGGTGCCTCTCCCCTGTCCAGGTCGCCGCCGACGCCTCCTCCAACGGAACCCGTTCGGGCCACCGGAGCTGTTCTCCGACATTGACCCGACCGCCGCAGCCATCGCCGCGGCCCACTGGCTCGCCGTCGCCGTCGCAGCCGCAGCCGCAGCCGCAGCCGCAGCCGAGGCTACCGCCAAAGCCTCCGGCACGGCGCCCACCGCAGTGGTCATGGAATCCGACAACATCGAAGCCCACCCCCACGAAACCCCCACCCTCGTCCTCGGCTTCCTCGAAGCGGGCACCTCCCCCAACGACGCGGTCACTGGCCTGGTGCGCCACGCCCTCCGCATCGCCGACGGCTTCCTGCCCGACCTCGTCGACCTGCGCGAACAGCTCGACGACGAACGCGCCGAAGAAACACCAGAACCGCAACCGCGAACGCTTCGCCCAGCTCGTCCGCGAAGCAGCCGCCCACCACCGTGACCGGCTCACGTGAACTCGCACCCGAACCTGCCCCAAGCCCCGGCCACGCCGAAAATGTGACTCACCGTGACCGCAGGCGCGCCTCCAAGAGTTGACGGGCCAAGTGTCTTTCGCGACCCCGACAAGACTCGAAGGCGGGCGCCCTGCTGCCAGTAACGAAGAGTGACCGCCCTCAGCCTCGGCCAGCCGAAGACCGAGGCCAGCCGCGCCTGGATCAGCCTCTCCCCCAGGGTCATGACGGCCCTCCACCGCCAGGCAGCCCTCCAGATGGCCGCCCACCCAGAAGGCCGGCTCAAGGGCCTTGTCTTCGCCCGCCCGGGCGGCACACCGCTGCGGCCCCAGTGGGTCCTCGACCAGCTCCACAAGCGCACCGCCGAACTCGGCCTTCCCCGGATCGGCCTGCACGCCCTACGCCATACCGCGGCCAGCATCATGATCGCCGAAGGCATCCCCCTGGCCATCGTCTCCAAGACCCTGCGCCACGCCACCCTCGCGACCACGATCAACCTCTACGGTCACCTCTCCAAGGACTCCGCCGACCAAGCCGTCCAAGCCCTTGCCCGCGCACTCGATCACGCCCA
The sequence above is drawn from the Streptomyces kaniharaensis genome and encodes:
- a CDS encoding NAD(P)/FAD-dependent oxidoreductase; translated protein: MDNLRCHIYGICQQEAPEVFRISESGSLHYTASVPAPLAAQARQAARCCPMQAIAVRRARPTPAPPPGHPAARASGKRHRIVVAGAGLAGLSSAARLRARGFDGELVLIGEEQHRPYSRPPLSKQFLAGQLDSEELLFRAEDDFDAHWLLGSPLVGLDPAQRTVLLRGGERLRYDGLVIATGVDARRLPETPVLSDRIHTIRTLQDAAAVRQAIRAARARRVVIVGGGFVGCELACTARAQGMDVTLVVNGASLLGRVLGEQLGEVVARIQRRAGVDVRLGTRITDWTDTGTGLLLRFDDGDMLDADLVILGIGGIPRTDWLNGSGLDTRDGVLCHATCHAVDLAGRPVPGIVAAGDVARWPNLRFDATPRRVEHLINAVEMGQHAADSLLDGPSRAQAFTPAPRFWSEQHGTRLQAAGVPALGEQVEIVEGSLHSERFVATYQRSTPRGAQLVAAVAFDMPRELMHYRDRIGLTRPGPQLSWQPRRARTHSAARHGRR
- a CDS encoding NPCBM/NEW2 domain-containing protein; translation: MATHRLSKKRRRVIAGLLSLGLAGGGAAYLLSPGASAGETPNAYTYYSFPSGTPGSLHDVTWTTTPQLDPGPTSNIYWSHQFALDNGKTAYIGLQSNGGEKRHFLFSVWDADQSKAGPTGSCVRFTGEGVGQHCETRLDWEQGHTYEFKVAATGDPGWFNGSFTDTTTHTTVDIGTIHSLSAKGISPGGMMDWTEYFEWNFAESNCYNQPGSAAAFTPPRANGGTIAAKGAGNRASTGDCNAKVETTPQGVVQRGAIGNTARGHVQNGAKCLQAPGDPAVRTADCTNSSNQAWVYAADGTLRLRWDSCLTAQGSTVASQACQGTPRVGRVSDPAKQWTYDPTVHTLKNRQSGQCLTVAADGKPTTETCAGTPGQQWTLPPTEGSTQPTPNPTPTPTPDPTKPTDHTTPLGDRPWLTASGGWGSVEKNTSNGERAAGDGHPLTIRGTTYPKGIGTHAASTIEYNLGNSCKSLSVDVGVDDEVHGKGSVDFQIYRDKTKVADSGPLTGTSPVKHLTADLTGATSLRLVVTDNGDGKGWDHADWANPQLTCTN
- a CDS encoding CAP domain-containing protein yields the protein MDSYHGAYPDAETVVIPPAGDWEPTARSTESTEHRPRDGARTTHRADGGRRRAVARRGLPGAPLTLAVVGTAATVAALVAGVTASLVGDPGRIPDRAGSIVTQAAPPDATAAAPTPTPTTSPSTAGSATAQPTQTAAASPTPVAPTTMPASERTTTAPHSTPPLAGHPTAAAPPVNPPAAGRSTSAPNTNPPAAGRPAAAAPPVGPPVGGGTAQQFAQQVLDLTNEQRAQNGCGPLTGNVKLQAAAQGHSNDMAARDFFDHTNPDGDNPGQRIDATGYQGRGLGENIARGQADPATVVDGWMRSPEHRANILNCAFTELGVGVHLGPGGPWWTQDFGTPR
- a CDS encoding ferric reductase-like transmembrane domain-containing protein, with product MPPQLGAAAPAAPRRADRANKPSLPRSRALACAAVFLAAATVLLFASPANAQAPIPGSPLDAYDQHTPYDPGVHKLARLAALISYTLIVSTVLLGTALRLRHLERFVNRTTMYGAHMTIALSALIFGAIHGVTFLYQPIWHIGTSELVIPFTSGPQRLPVGFGILGTELAIAVGCSVWLQRRLGYHRWLRFHQLGYAAFTLIWLHVFTVHPEPRHVGPVAVTIAVGAGLCLLAFLTRAIPPTSRLRASSLRTNLP
- a CDS encoding RICIN domain-containing protein, whose product is MSDPAGRFPESERTRLQAARELTARHYAAVLAYAHLLCRDQHIARELAGEAFAETLEAAFSGMGPTHAWRPHLLAATRRTAALWADTDRRTALSPGFLDWLQSLPLPDPASPCASITNAAAEENSFTLQAFWRLPGAWQAGLWQSLEQPADPEERAPSPDLPTALLPPIHLVQGFYDAYLQRYAARTPRDCRMLTARLGDSVRRGTLQDRELELHLTRCPGCSHARTELIAIHTWQRPSLLEALLLWTGNPSPATADITILPSRGQAQLPCVQAPQPRQMTHPIGAGDRKPVPSGKRTIRRPAPSNKTIAIGLTVLGLSVLAAAAAAVTANRPAPPAAAPQPPPPPSPSPTTAQVTAPATSPATAPATSPAAAPLGIPAVAPGRSETATANIPSASPSSQPAGFRLVNAVTGLCVGPDDDNVGIRLQTCTRTGLQTWQLLRTDTDGLYQLRHTATGQCLDGTTTGGNTVPVTLQPCRPAAEHREQLWKPGPDKVPAAFRLYFAPPVASSDYGTHLLGPTDVWPGPPRNGSPLVHQPNYYNKDYFLFTTG
- a CDS encoding sigma-70 family RNA polymerase sigma factor yields the protein MSPSATARQQDLHHLSDAELSALLRDPALRPGAAVPPGPAINDVMGEVFARHHSAVLAYARTCCRDLPTAHDLAAEAFARTYRAVAAGHGPEHAWRPYLLTCVRHVATDWAHTGARTQLSDDFEKWAESLPAAQDVEDAVLAAEEGSLVLRAYRALPERWQAVLWHAVVEHEPAATTARRLGMTAGGIGSLVARAREGLREAYLREHLDQAVSDECRHYGGLLAASIRRPDKRATRDLGRHLQTCAGCARAERDLRDLNGRLGAILPAGILLWSPSTLWSSLGGHGAHLAAGKLGAAKLGVARFGAAKWAWTAAAVAGTAVTAVALLPNDVGLPDRAASVPVSASPAPTAPAAPVAPVAASTVPTAVVTPVAAPASSTPPSASPSASPSADAAGLPLVNVGSGLCIGVADSGAAGSLQLQQCSGKPPQRWQRLPASQDTYQLRNAATGTCIDGTTAGGNSIPVTLRDCRSDAGRAEQLWRFEPAAQPGAFRLWFVPPVPQSDYSQHLLGPHNWAKIDPPQVGSLVAHLPDYYDSVNLLFTMG
- a CDS encoding tyrosine-type recombinase/integrase translates to MTALSLGQPKTEASRAWISLSPRVMTALHRQAALQMAAHPEGRLKGLVFARPGGTPLRPQWVLDQLHKRTAELGLPRIGLHALRHTAASIMIAEGIPLAIVSKTLRHATLATTINLYGHLSKDSADQAVQALARALDHAQAGRLRAVPRGEHGMPQAV